In Carassius gibelio isolate Cgi1373 ecotype wild population from Czech Republic chromosome B19, carGib1.2-hapl.c, whole genome shotgun sequence, one DNA window encodes the following:
- the LOC127978597 gene encoding extracellular matrix protein 1 isoform X2, giving the protein MVLKITLVITLILLISLAAFPGAAAYPGRRSIPQAPQHEWLPTAPGGQIIDPNTLMESAFPPARPSVNNLNSACLYGNGRPRYPAYCFPPSGYAYAQRAGKAINRIESWLGQCCYGGLTTGNGQTLCCAKQAWETALSYFCIEEYSTMTLVHECCEKKGEERWNCFETRAPNPSYQPLCGYIAPMIPPDMNFNWDPKTC; this is encoded by the exons atggttttgaaaatcACACTTGTAATTACTTTGATACTTCTAATTTCATTGGCAG CAttcccgggtgctgcagcataccccgggcgccgcagcataccccaggcgccgcagcatgaatggctgcccactgctccgg GGGGACAGATCATTGATCCTAACACACTGATGGAATCAGCCTTTCCTCCAGCCAGACCTTCAGTTAATAATCTCAATTCAGCCTGTCTTTATGGAAATGGTCGTCCCAGATATCCTGCCTACTGTTTCCCTCCATCAGGTTACGCTTACGCTCAACGCGCTGGAAAAGCAATAAACAGAATAGAGTCGTGGTTGGGTCAGTGCTGTTATGGAGGTTTGACCACTGGAAATGGACAGACCCTTTGCTGTGCGAAACAGGCG TGGGAAACTGCCTTGTCCTATTTCTGTATTGAGGAATATTCCACTATGACTTTAGTCCATGAGTGCTGTGAGAAGAAAGGAGAAGAACGATGGAACTGCTTTGAAACACGAGCTCCTAACCCTTCCTACCAACCCCTGTGTGGGTACATTGCTCCCATGATACCACCTGACATGAATTTCAACTGGGACCCCAAAACCTGCTAA
- the LOC127978597 gene encoding extracellular matrix protein 1 isoform X3 produces the protein MVLKITLVITLILLISLAGGQIIDPNTLMESAFPPARPSVNNLNSACLYGNGRPRYPAYCFPPSGYAYAQRAGKAINRIESWLGQCCYGGLTTGNGQTLCCAKQAWETALSYFCIEEYSTMTLVHECCEKKGEERWNCFETRAPNPSYQPLCGYIAPMIPPDMNFNWDPKTC, from the exons atggttttgaaaatcACACTTGTAATTACTTTGATACTTCTAATTTCATTGGCAG GGGGACAGATCATTGATCCTAACACACTGATGGAATCAGCCTTTCCTCCAGCCAGACCTTCAGTTAATAATCTCAATTCAGCCTGTCTTTATGGAAATGGTCGTCCCAGATATCCTGCCTACTGTTTCCCTCCATCAGGTTACGCTTACGCTCAACGCGCTGGAAAAGCAATAAACAGAATAGAGTCGTGGTTGGGTCAGTGCTGTTATGGAGGTTTGACCACTGGAAATGGACAGACCCTTTGCTGTGCGAAACAGGCG TGGGAAACTGCCTTGTCCTATTTCTGTATTGAGGAATATTCCACTATGACTTTAGTCCATGAGTGCTGTGAGAAGAAAGGAGAAGAACGATGGAACTGCTTTGAAACACGAGCTCCTAACCCTTCCTACCAACCCCTGTGTGGGTACATTGCTCCCATGATACCACCTGACATGAATTTCAACTGGGACCCCAAAACCTGCTAA
- the pip5k1aa gene encoding phosphatidylinositol-4-phosphate 5-kinase, type I, alpha, a yields the protein MATPAVVSTDGASSSTAGNRKMASSELLSISGSSQTNKKTMGHRGIDPTGETTYKKTTSSALKGAIQLGITHSVGSLSQKPERDVLMQDFEVVESIFFPSQGSSSTPGHHHGDFKFKTYAPIAFRYFREMFGIRPDDYLYSLCNEPLIELSNPGASGSLFYVSSDDEFIIKTVQHKEAEFLQTLLPGYFMNLNQNMRTLLPKFYGLYCVQAEGKNIRIVVMNNLLPCAVPMHLKYDLKGSTYKRRASPKERAKDLPTYKDLDFMQDMPEGIFLESDHYNALCRTIQRDCRVLQSFKIMDYSLLMGIHNLDWAGEEASTAVPDTQKKAQGQKPLYCTAIESIQGESKGNSSPQPYESMGGIPGFNSKGEKLLVFIGIIDVLQSYRLVKKLEHSWKALLHDGDTVSVHRPSFYADRFQKFMCSTVFKRPMLKTSPSKKSRGGIVGNGGKKSNISVSGLSQQLSLPLAAEQTQPQQTIAQLCSSGAVSLAPDTQGDSGVQTARPDLLPQQLNEDEITSSSADTTLSATSPGSFQTSNTLALSRSSIAAQSSGESFDAEAISLSEIVPQTSTSE from the exons ATGGCTACGCCGGCTGTAGTTTCCACGGATGGAGCGAGCTCCA GTACAGCTGGAAATCGAAAGATGGCTTCCTCTGAG CTTCTCAGCATCTCTGGTTCATCCCAGACGAATAAAAAGACCATGGGCCATAGAGGAATTGACCCCACTGGGGAAACCACATATAAAAAG ACCACATCATCTGCTCTGAAAGGCGCAATTCAGCTGGGCATCACACACAGTGTGGGAAGCTTGAGCCAGAAGCCAGAAAGAGACGTGCTCATGCAAGACTTCGAAGTGGtagaaagcattttctttcccAG TCAAGGCAGCAGCTCAACTCCAGGTCATCACCATGGTGACTTCAAGTTTAAAACATATGCTCCCATTGCTTTCCGCTACTTCAGAGAGATGTTCGGGATCCGACCTGATGACTACCTG taCTCTCTTTGTAATGAACCCCTTATTGAGCTGTCTAATCCTGGAGCGAGCGGGTCTCTCTTCTACGTGTCTAGTGATGATGAGTTTATCATTAAGACGGTACAACACAAAGAGGCGGAATTCTTGCAAACACTCCTGCCTGGCTACTTCATG AACCTGAACCAGAACATGCGTACGCTGCTTCCGAAGTTCTACGGCCTCTACTGCGTTCAAGCTGAGGGGAAGAACATCCGAATCGTAGTGATGAACAACCTACTGCCATGCGCTGTACCCATGCACCTTAAATATGACCTGAAGGGCTCGACGTACAAGCGACGTGCTTCACCGAAAGAAAGGGCCAAGGATTTGCCTACATACAAAGACCTAGACTTCATGCAGGACATGCCTGAGGGCATATTTCTGGAGAGTGACCACTACAATGCCCTATGCAGGACTATTCAGAGAGACTGTcgg GTACTTCAAAGTTTTAAAATCATGGACTACAGTCTGTTGATGGGTATCCACAACTTGGACTGGGCAGGTGAAGAGGCATCTACTGCGGTTCCTGATACCCAGAAAAAGGCCCAAGGCCAGAAGCCCCTTTACTGTACAGCCATTGAGTCTATTCAAGGAGAATCCAAGGGCAATTCTTCACCACAGCCCTATGAAAG CATGGGAGGAATCCCAGGATTTAATTCAAAAGGAGAAAAATTGTTGGTTTTCATCGGCATCATTGACGTCCTTCAGTCTTACAG GCTGGTGAAGAAGTTGGAGCACTCATGGAAAGCTCTGCTGCATGATGGG GACACTGTGTCTGTGCACCGGCCAAGTTTCTATGCAGATCGTTTCCAGAAGTTTATGTGCAGTACAGTCTTCAAAAGACCTATGT TGAAAACGTCTCCCTCAAAGAAAAGTCGAGGAGGAATTGTGGGAAATGGAGGGAAGAAGTCAAACATTTCAGTGTCTGGACTATCACAACAGCTGTCCCTTCCTCTAGCAGCAGAACAAACACAGCCACAACAGACTATAGCGCAGCTGTGCAGCAGTGGAGCTGTGTCCCTCGCCCCAGACACTCAAGGAGACAGCG gtGTGCAAACTGCTCGTCCTGACCTGCTCCCACAGCAACTGAATGAAGATGAGATCACGAGTAGCTCAGCTGATACGACCCTGTCAGCAACCTCTCCTGGAAGCTTTCAGACCTCAAACACACTAGCCCTGAG TCGTAGCAGTATAGCTGCCCAGTCATCAGGGGAAAGCTTTGACGCGGAAGCTATTTCACTCAGTGAGATTGTTCCTCAGACAAGCACGTCAGAA TGA
- the psmd4a gene encoding 26S proteasome non-ATPase regulatory subunit 4a: MGLESTMVCVDNSEYMRNGDFLPTRLQAQQDAVNIVCHSKTRSNPENNVGLITMANNCEVLTTLTADTGRILSKLHAVQPLGTISFCTSIRVAHLALKHRQGKNHKMRIVAFVGSPVEDNEKDLVKLAKRLKKEKVNVDVINFGEEEVNTEKLTAFVNTLNGKEGTGSHLVTVPPGPSLADALLSSPILAGDGGTIMGLGPSDFEFGVDPSADPELALALRVSMEEQRQRQEEEARRVATQSAAEAGIPTSTADESEEALLKISASQPESSVVALPDFSSMTEEEQIAYAMQMSLAGGEFGESMDTGAPMDTAESKEEDDYDVMQDPDFLQSVLENLPGVDPNNEAIRNAMGSLASQSGNKQEGKKDDEKKK; this comes from the exons ATGGGGCTCGAAAGTACTATGGTCtg TGTGGACAACAGTGAGTACATGAGGAATGGAGATTTCCTGCCTACCAGATTGCAGGCACAGCAGGATGCTGTCAACATCGTCTGCCACTCAAAGACCCGTAGTAACCCAGAGAACAATGTGGGTTTAATCACAATGGCAAA CAATTGTGAGGTCCTCACCACTTTGACAGCAGACACAGGCCGCATTCTCTCAAAGCTTCATGCAGTTCAGCCACTGGGAACGATCTCCTTCTGCACTAGCATACGAGTGGCACAT TTGGCACTAAAGCATAGACAAGGCAAGAACCACAAGATGAGGATTGTTGCTTTTGTGGGCAGCCCAGTAGAGGACAACGAAAAAGAT CTGGTAAAGTTGGCAAAGCGGTTGAAAAAAGAAAAGGTCAATGTAGATGTGATCAATTTTGGAGAAGAG GAAGTGAACACAGAGAAACTGACTGCATTTGTGAACACTCTGAATGGAAAGGAGGGCACTGGTTCTCATCTGGTCACAGTGCCCCCTGGGCCCAGTCTGGCTGATGCCCTTCTGTCTTCTCCCATCTTGGCTGGTGATGGTGGCACCATAATGGGCCTGGGTCCAAGTGACTTTGAGTTTGGAGTGGACCCCAGTGCAGACCCAGAACTGGCCCTG GCTCTGCGTGTGTCTATGGAGGAACAAAGGCAGAGGCAGGAAGAGGAGGCTCGAAGGGTGGCCACCCAATCAGCAGCTGAGGCTGGCATTCCCACCTCAACCGCTGATG AATCAGAAGAAGCTCTTCTGAAGATATCTGCCTCTCAGCCTGAGAGCAGTGTGGTAGCACTTCCAGACTTCAGCAGCATGACAGAAGAAGAGCAGATAGCCTATGCTATGCAGATGTCCCTGGCAGGTGGAG AATTCGGAGAATCAATGGATACGGGAGCTCCAATGGACACTGCGGAATCTAAG GAAGAGGATGATTATGATGTAATGCAGGACCCAGATTTCCTCCAGAGTGTTCTGGAGAATCTACCCGGTGTTGATCCCAACAATGAGGCCATACGTAATGCCATGGGCTCCCTAGCCTCTCAAAGTGGTAACAAACAAGAGGGGAAAAAAGATGATgagaagaagaaataa